One Phenylobacterium hankyongense DNA segment encodes these proteins:
- a CDS encoding ABC transporter ATP-binding protein: MADALSIQGLAKRYGAKPAVDDLSLTVRAGELYALLGPNGAGKTTTLRMVAGLLKPDAGSISVFGVDALADPAAAKRLVAWAPDEPMLYDRLNPMEYLEFVAGLWGMPPDVAQPRAEELLRLLGLWDDRAQRCEGFSRGMKQKTALAGALIHDPRLLILDEPLTGLDAAVARQVKELLQDRVRAGATVILTTHILEVAERMADRIGIIQHGRLLAQGTLDQLRERSGDAEGTLEDVFLELTGQLGDSAA; encoded by the coding sequence ATGGCAGACGCGCTTTCGATCCAGGGCCTCGCCAAGCGCTATGGCGCGAAGCCGGCGGTGGACGACCTGTCCCTGACGGTCCGCGCCGGCGAGCTCTACGCCCTGCTGGGCCCGAACGGGGCGGGCAAGACCACCACCTTGCGGATGGTGGCCGGCCTGCTGAAGCCCGACGCCGGCAGCATCTCTGTGTTCGGAGTCGACGCGCTCGCCGATCCCGCCGCCGCCAAGCGGCTGGTGGCCTGGGCGCCGGACGAGCCGATGCTCTACGACCGGCTGAATCCCATGGAGTACCTGGAATTCGTCGCCGGCCTCTGGGGCATGCCGCCGGACGTGGCGCAGCCCCGCGCCGAGGAGCTGCTGCGGCTGCTCGGCCTGTGGGACGACCGCGCCCAGCGCTGCGAGGGCTTCTCCCGCGGCATGAAGCAGAAGACCGCGCTGGCCGGGGCGCTGATCCACGACCCGCGCCTCTTGATCCTCGACGAGCCGCTGACCGGCCTCGACGCGGCGGTGGCCCGGCAGGTGAAGGAGCTGCTGCAGGACCGGGTGCGGGCCGGCGCGACGGTGATCCTCACCACCCACATCCTGGAGGTCGCCGAGCGGATGGCCGACCGCATCGGCATCATCCAGCACGGGCGCCTGCTGGCGCAGGGCACCCTCGACCAGCTGCGCGAGCGCTCCGGCGACGCGGAGGGCACGCTGGAGGACGTCTTCCTGGAGCTCACCGGCCAGCTCGGGGACTCCGCGGCGTGA
- a CDS encoding glutathione S-transferase family protein produces MLKLFYSPGACSLAPHIALEEAGASYECVRTNTAEGEQRRPEYLAINPKGRIPALVTERGVLTETPAILAFVAQSFPEARLAPLDDPFAFAEAQAFNSYLCSTVHVAHAHRHRGYRWADDPAALAEMTRKVPETIGACFQLIEDTMLRGPWVMGEAYTVCDGYLFTLADWLEGDGVDPRRFPMVFEHRERVRARPAVSRALATESGA; encoded by the coding sequence ATGCTGAAGCTGTTCTATTCGCCGGGCGCCTGTTCGCTCGCCCCGCACATCGCGCTGGAGGAGGCGGGGGCGAGCTACGAGTGCGTGCGGACCAACACCGCCGAGGGCGAGCAGCGTCGGCCGGAGTACCTGGCGATCAATCCCAAGGGCCGCATCCCGGCGCTGGTGACGGAGCGCGGCGTGCTGACTGAGACGCCAGCCATCCTCGCCTTCGTGGCCCAGAGCTTCCCGGAGGCCAGGCTCGCGCCGCTCGACGATCCGTTCGCCTTCGCCGAGGCGCAGGCCTTCAACAGCTATCTCTGCTCCACCGTGCACGTGGCGCACGCCCACCGTCACCGCGGCTACCGCTGGGCCGACGATCCCGCCGCCCTGGCGGAGATGACCCGCAAGGTCCCCGAAACCATCGGCGCCTGCTTCCAGCTGATCGAGGACACGATGCTGCGCGGGCCATGGGTGATGGGTGAGGCCTACACCGTCTGCGACGGCTACCTGTTCACGCTCGCCGACTGGCTGGAGGGCGACGGCGTCGATCCGCGGCGCTTCCCCATGGTGTTCGAGCACCGGGAACGGGTGCGCGCCCGGCCGGCGGTGAGCCGCGCGCTGGCCACGGAGTCCGGCGCCTGA
- a CDS encoding 2-isopropylmalate synthase, producing the protein MTATVPGSDVSDIAPPRSERDRVIVFDTTMRDGEQSPGASMSLEEKLELAKILEDMRVDVIEAGFPIASNGDFEAVRQVSEIITESIVCGLARAGMADIDRCAEAIKKAKRGRIHTFLSTSPSHRDHILHASQDDILEMITKSVTHARNLCGDVEWSAQDATRTEQDFLRRCVDAAIKAGATTINLPDTVGYTYPSEYADIFRDIIENVDGADRVIFSTHCHNDLGLAVANSLAGVQGGARQVEVAVNGIGERAGNAALEEIVMALKVRGDRLPFHTGVETQHITRASRYVSAITGFPVQFNKAIVGKNAFAHESGIHQDGMLKDRGTYEIMQPDDVGQGASNLVMGKHSGRHAFREKLKALGYELGQNALNEAFQRFKDLADKKKHVFDDDLVALVDDALASGADRIQVKHLRVIAGTEGPQEAFLTVTVEGEEKSAQATGDGPVDAVFNAIHAVMPHDAILRLFQVHAVTEGTDAQAQVSVRLEEDGRIATGQAADTDTLTASAKAYVNALNNLLARKEKNAPQAIASGF; encoded by the coding sequence ATGACCGCCACCGTTCCCGGATCCGACGTATCCGACATCGCCCCGCCGCGCTCCGAGCGTGACCGGGTCATCGTCTTCGACACCACCATGCGCGACGGCGAGCAGTCGCCCGGCGCCTCCATGTCGCTGGAGGAGAAGCTGGAGCTCGCCAAGATCCTGGAGGACATGCGCGTCGACGTGATCGAGGCCGGCTTCCCGATCGCCTCCAACGGCGACTTCGAGGCGGTGCGCCAGGTTTCCGAGATCATCACCGAGAGCATCGTCTGCGGCCTGGCCCGCGCCGGGATGGCCGACATCGACCGCTGCGCGGAGGCCATCAAGAAGGCCAAGCGCGGCCGCATCCACACCTTCCTGTCCACCAGCCCCTCGCACCGCGACCACATCCTGCACGCCAGCCAGGACGACATCCTGGAGATGATCACCAAGTCGGTGACGCACGCGCGCAACCTGTGCGGCGACGTGGAATGGTCGGCCCAGGACGCCACCCGCACCGAGCAGGACTTCCTGCGCCGCTGCGTCGACGCCGCCATCAAGGCCGGCGCCACGACGATCAACCTGCCGGACACGGTGGGCTACACCTACCCCTCTGAGTACGCCGACATCTTCCGCGACATCATCGAGAACGTGGACGGCGCGGACCGGGTGATCTTCTCCACCCACTGTCACAACGACCTGGGCCTGGCGGTCGCCAACAGCCTGGCCGGCGTCCAGGGCGGCGCGCGGCAGGTGGAGGTGGCGGTCAACGGCATCGGCGAGCGGGCCGGCAACGCGGCGCTGGAAGAGATCGTCATGGCGCTGAAGGTGCGCGGCGACCGGCTGCCGTTCCACACTGGCGTCGAGACCCAGCACATCACCCGCGCCAGCCGCTACGTCTCGGCGATCACCGGCTTCCCGGTGCAGTTCAACAAGGCCATCGTCGGCAAGAACGCCTTCGCCCACGAGAGCGGCATCCACCAGGACGGGATGCTGAAGGACCGCGGCACCTACGAGATCATGCAGCCCGACGACGTCGGGCAGGGCGCCTCCAACCTGGTGATGGGCAAGCACTCCGGCCGCCACGCCTTCCGCGAGAAGCTGAAGGCCCTGGGCTACGAGCTGGGCCAGAACGCCCTGAACGAGGCCTTCCAGCGCTTCAAGGACCTGGCCGACAAGAAGAAGCACGTGTTCGACGACGACCTGGTGGCCCTGGTGGACGACGCCCTGGCGTCCGGCGCCGACCGCATCCAGGTCAAGCACCTGCGGGTGATCGCCGGCACCGAGGGGCCGCAGGAGGCCTTCCTGACCGTCACCGTCGAGGGTGAGGAGAAGTCCGCCCAGGCGACCGGCGACGGTCCGGTGGACGCGGTGTTCAATGCCATCCACGCGGTCATGCCGCACGACGCGATCCTGCGCCTGTTCCAGGTGCACGCGGTCACCGAGGGCACCGACGCCCAGGCCCAGGTCTCCGTCCGGCTCGAGGAGGACGGCCGCATCGCCACCGGCCAGGCCGCCGACACCGACACCCTGACCGCCTCGGCCAAGGCCTACGTCAACGCGCTCAACAACCTCCTCGCGAGGAAGGAAAAGAACGCGCCGCAGGCGATCGCCAGCGGGTTCTAG
- a CDS encoding DMT family transporter gives MLWIFLTAAAAPLQVARNALQRGLVGDAGPWGATLVRFLFGLPFSLSLFAVVALLTPGAAPHFSWRFAAAVAIGGLSQIGATAALLVAMRRAGFAVATVLQQSSLPLAALFGWALLGDALRPHAWAGIALTTAGLAVLSWPRRDQLQGVGLGSALGLASGAAFAVALNAYRQAGLALEPHHAIYSATASVCAAQAIQSAFLVAVLAVWRPGVLGAVAQSWRPSLGAGFFGAAASACWFGALAMAPAGPVRAVGVIEAPIAAAAGRRLFKERLSARQLAGGALAAAGVAITALG, from the coding sequence ATGCTCTGGATATTCCTGACCGCAGCGGCGGCGCCGCTGCAGGTGGCGCGCAATGCGCTGCAGCGCGGGCTGGTGGGCGACGCCGGGCCGTGGGGCGCGACCCTGGTGCGCTTCCTGTTCGGCTTGCCGTTCTCGCTGAGCCTGTTCGCGGTCGTCGCCCTGCTGACGCCCGGAGCCGCGCCGCACTTTTCCTGGCGTTTCGCAGCCGCTGTGGCGATCGGCGGGCTGTCGCAGATCGGCGCGACCGCGGCCCTGTTGGTGGCCATGCGGCGCGCCGGGTTCGCCGTGGCGACCGTGCTGCAACAATCCTCGCTGCCGCTCGCGGCGCTGTTCGGCTGGGCGCTGCTGGGGGACGCCCTGCGGCCGCACGCCTGGGCCGGCATCGCCCTGACCACGGCCGGCCTGGCGGTGCTGTCGTGGCCCCGGCGCGACCAGCTGCAGGGCGTCGGGCTCGGCTCGGCCCTGGGCCTGGCTTCCGGCGCGGCCTTCGCCGTCGCCCTCAACGCCTACCGGCAGGCGGGGCTGGCGCTGGAGCCGCATCACGCGATCTATTCGGCCACCGCCTCGGTGTGCGCCGCGCAGGCGATCCAGTCCGCCTTCCTGGTGGCCGTGCTCGCGGTCTGGCGGCCGGGCGTCCTGGGAGCCGTGGCGCAGTCCTGGCGTCCGTCGCTGGGCGCCGGCTTCTTCGGCGCGGCGGCCTCCGCCTGCTGGTTCGGAGCGCTGGCCATGGCCCCTGCGGGGCCAGTGCGGGCGGTGGGCGTCATCGAGGCGCCGATCGCCGCGGCGGCGGGGCGCCGACTGTTCAAGGAAAGGCTCAGCGCGCGCCAGCTGGCCGGCGGCGCCCTGGCGGCGGCAGGCGTGGCGATCACCGCCCTGGGCTGA